The Polypterus senegalus isolate Bchr_013 chromosome 10, ASM1683550v1, whole genome shotgun sequence genomic interval GTTCGCCCTCCCCTGACAGCCTGTTTTAGATTAGGATGGTGCTTGGTGTCATATGGCGAGTCTGTTGTTTAGTCAACGTAACCGGTTCATGTTGTTTATGCAGAAATCAAGGGGATTTCCATTTAACTTTCATTTTCACCAGACGGACACGCGCACGCGCGTTCTAGGGATAACAGGAGTCTAAGAGAAATACCGAGAAATCACGTGATTTCAATTCAGCGTCTGCtcgcaaagagagagagagagagagggcgaagTGAAGGGAGGAGTCGACACAGTGGCGGGGCGGCGGTTGGAAACCAAAACCAACGAAACTCGTCAAATAAGACGCTGCTCTAAGTTGGCATTGGTTTATGTTACATCATTtaggatgaaaaacatttttttacgtGTCCTTGAAGCAAATGTTAATTAAGAGTGTGAGAGTAAGAACACATTAacttgatgcttataaataactAATCTACCCTCAGCAGATCTCGAGGACTGCTTAACCCGTTTATGTGACGGCATCTTTCTCCCTTTTCAGCTGCCCCAAAAGTCCAGATTTACAGCCACTACCCGGGAGTGTACGGGCAAGAAAATGTCCTCATCTGCCACGTTAGCGGGTTCCATCCCCCCAATATTAAAATTCACCTGATGAAGGGCAAAGTTCCGATTCCTAACACGACCACCACTGACCTGCAGTTCAACCGGGACTGGCGATTCCAGCTGACGCAGAGTGTCCGCTTCACGCCACAGAAAGGGCACAGCTACTCCTGCATGGTGGAGCACAGCAGCCTCGACCACTCCAAAACGGTCACCTGGGGTGAGTGTCTGAGGAAAGGAGAAGAATTGTTGGGGTCGACAGAGGATGATGTGTGTAGAGACACAGAGGGACTGACCACCCAGGGTACAGACTGATGCAGCGAATGACTAAATCTGTGCCACCCTGTGAGCACTGGGCATTAACAAGGTTCAGAGAAACTGCAGGAAGGGGAGGACTAGGGTTGATTTAAACAAAGTATAGATATAAATCCATTCTGATTCTGAAtggaaataaagattttttttttctatatttcagaTCCTGAAGTGTAAAATGGACCAAGCGGTGACTGGCAAAATGGGTGAGTGGTGGGCAGGAAATGGACACATGTGTCAAgggcatcaatcaatcaatcgatcaatcagTCTATTTCAGATAACACCTTCAAAATTgttgtttaatatatttacatatgaatGGAGGACAatattacagtgcctataaaaagtgttcacccccttagaagtttcatattttcttattatacaaaattgaatcacagtggacttAATTTGACTTTTTGGCACTGATTATTAACAGAAAAGACCCTTTaaggtcaaagtgaaaacagacttCTACAAAGTGGTGTaagtcaattaaaaatacaaaacacgaAATAGGATTGCATACGATTCACCCAATTTACTACGagacacctaaatcatcactggggcAACTAAATAGCAGAAGTCCCAGAATTAGTTTAATGGAGGTCATCTGTCTGGGGCTTCAGTTACGTGTCTTCTAAAAGTACCTGGCTGTGTGTGGAAGGACCAAGTTAGGGAGAGTCAGGATGGTGGTCTGACCAAAAACACAAGTCACGGCAgagccagtcaatccattaggcaACATCAACAGCCACCAAGGGGAGCCATTTATGAAGATTAAGGGATGTCTGCTCTGGACACTGAGGGGGACCCACAACTGGGGTGCAGAAGGTGTGATAATGATGTCTGTATTATGTACATGAAGGGGTGTCGATTGAGCTATTGATGGGGCACGGGTTCAGGACACCATGGAGGACCCCAAACAAGTTgttgaagtctaataatactggcTACCTGCTATGGGCGACAAGGGGTGACATCCATCAGCCCCACATAGGGATCCAAATGGGCACTGAGTCAGGGATGGAGACTAGAAAATACAAATCTAGTTAAATGAATCctaaaaattatctatctatctatctatctatctatctatctatctatctatctatctatctatctatctatctatctatctatctatctatctatctatctatctatctatctatgtacactTGCTCTCTGTATAAAGTGCcttttgttatctttttttcCTACTTTTCTATACTATAACCTGATGTAGTCTTTCCACTCACCTCAACAGCAGCCCAGAAGTCAGAATCTGTCAGGCTTCTTCTTACAGGTGAGACAGGGTGGTCAACCACATTCTCTCCAGCTTCTGGGTTTGTTCCTATCAGTAATATTTAATAACCTGACAAGTAGTGGCACAAAccaaaacatgttaaaaatgaaGGAGAGCACAACTTCACATGTCTAACCCAGAGATTCTCATTCTCTGATATTGTTCAGATATGCTATATCATGATGAACTCTCTGGAAGCCATCTACAGAAGTGTCTCTTGGTACACGTGAGCAGGAGGTGGGAGTTGTGCCCTTCAGGCCAGGCTCGGTGCCTTTGTTGTTCTCGGTCAAATCCTcatcccttttatttattttttctttcagtttggtgaacCTGCAAATCGTAACAGACTGGATATATGGAGTATGGAGCGGAGAAGAAAGAAACAAGTGGAGTGtgcagttttcatttcttttctacaCCTTTGTTTAGTGTTGATGCCATCTGTCCTCATGAATCTGATGTCAGTAACTTTGTTAGCAGGTTGGCTAGCTGTAAAGCCTAGAGACTGATTTACTTGAGGTGGTCAGATTTGCTTCGGTGCAGTGACAAAATGGGAAGCAGGGAAATCTGTATtattgatgttaaaaaaaaaaaaaaagaaataaattatttcatccattcatttttataaccatcttttttttaaagtttaaggtTGCAAGTTTAATAGTTTAAGGTCTGTTCTACCACCCACTGTTGCAAGGCAGGACCCAACACTACAGAGAGTGCCACACTCGGCGACACTCGCACCACGTCAGGTAAGTTTTGCTTGTTTTAAGAGTTGAAGAGGAAGACCAGAAAATGGTGTCAacccaggaagaacatgcaaattccaaaaTGAaggagttcttcttcttcttcttcttccataggtattcccatttttatatggggtagctatttctgttttttttttttgcatagagTTTTCCAATAAAGGGTTTCTGCAGCTGGAAAAACAATCAGGGATCAGCAATAGAGCAGCAGCAATGCTTCTCATTCTCTCACCATGACACTCAAAAACCCAATCCTTCAACCTGAATTTATTATTATACGGTATTTTCATTACGGGAGGCATCTGCCTTTGATGATAAGTTCATTCATATTTAAAAACCTTCTTGATGTGGACCATATAACAAGAACTATACTCTGACAGCCCAGACACAGTTATAGGAAGACAAGATAGTACTGAAATTAAGCCCACGTATTAACAGAAGGAGtgaacacaaatttaaaaaagaaggaaaaacagaaCTAAAGAGTCTGTGATCCTCTGGACTTAGCTTAACTCTTTGAGGCCATCTACTGAAGTATATAACTACAATCTCCTTATCCATGCCTCATTCTGACTTTTCCATAATTTACTgacctcctttcttcttcttcttcctcttttgctgCCATCACTACCTCCAAGTCCAGCTGCCTCTGGTCCTCTCCAAGTTCTTCTGACTGAGGTAATGGAAGCTCTACTCAAACTAGCCTTAGGAGTAATAGTCCCAGCAAGCACTCCCAGGTCACCCCGACTCCAACAGAGACTACATTTCCTAAAGGCCTCTGGGAGAATCTGAACTATCACAGCAGGGTGGTGGTGTTGCCCTCTAAGGCCAAGGGATATATTGCATAGTGCATACCTGATGAGACGTGGCACTCTGGCTAGGTAATAATTTCTCACCAGGGATATGTAAAAGCCTTGCAGTTCAGACTCAGCCTTCAGCCGATGTGTGTGTGCGTCAGAGACGAATATCAGCAGAAGACTCCaggaacagaaacacagagaccACGATGATAGATgaacaccacaaaaacaggatggctagATTACAgcttgtgaaaaaggacttcaaagagcctgcagaattctgggaaaaggtcttgtggacagacgagacaaagatggaCCTCATCAGAGTGACGGCAACAACGaactgtggagatgaaaaggaagtgCCCAAGatccttttctagtgctgctatgtcctttttatagcctggagaccaaaactgcacccaggactctagatgaggcctcaccagtgcgttataaagacttgagcagaacctcctgtaacttatactccacacatcaaggcgctatatgtgAGTCTTATCAATAagttagagtccactacgactcctaaatccttctcataagatggactctcgattttttcgaccgcccatcgtgtattcaaacttcacatttttacttcctatgtgtaattcattacatttactgacattaaatttcatcgtccacaattctgcccaagcctgtctgctgtccaagtccttctgtgatgatataacggattccaaattatctgctaatccacctatcttggtatcatctgcaaacttaaccagcttgttacttatattcctatctaaatcatttatatatataataaaaatagcagcggcccctgcACTGCCTCCTGCTGGTCATCATTGttaacattggccaattctgatgaggttccccGCACCATCGCCCTCTGCTTCCTGCATTCAGTTGTatatgattttgttattttttaatttaaaatatctgaaatcgTTCTCCACATATATCAGTGTTAGACAACATGGTAATAGAATGATAATAAAAACACTGAACACTGTGAACGTCTCTTTGTCTTCATATCTAAGTACACCGTCTCTCTGATTCAGTAAGGAGATTTCCTTCTGCTGATGCCCACCCAGTTTCAGAACCATGACTTTGCTGATCCGCACATCGCATTACGTCACGTCTACTCAATCACAGAGGATGCCGAGTCTCATCTTTATTTAGTTACATAAGCTCTAATTCCTGAAAAAGGCAGAAAATGTGTTGTTATATTAAGAAGTGAAAATGCACTGAGGCCTTCCCTCAACTTTTGAAAGAAATTAACCAAACCACATGAAAGTCACATGAAAACAAAGTTTCTGTCTTAGATGTCAGATGGAAAAAATGGGGAATTTGTGAATTTATTGTCCTGTGTGCACGTGATGAACGCAACCCCGAAGCACCCTTTACAGAACAATGGGGAGCGACATCCGTGAAGACAGAAAACGAAAACGGGAAAACCCAGAAAACGTCACACAGAACATCTCAATGGTTACTGCTTCAACTGGGCAAAAAGTGGGAAACACACAGTATGACCCCAAAAACAACTCAAGGGGTCAAACCCATGGACCGCAGAAATATTAACATGTGCCTGAAAATGTTGGACTGTGCAGATGAtctggatatttaaaaaaaatctgcacttcttCATCAGTGATGATGGTGAGCTGACTAACCCTGTCAAGAGGTGTGAGAAATTAAAAAAGGTCACAAATCACCGAATAAACGAAATGTGCCGCTTTACCCAGTAACAGTGCCCGCTCAAGAATATCAGCATGGCAAAGGgcaccatataaatgtaaagtgtaagtattattattattacgaggGATAATCAAAAAGTTTccccacttttatattttcattgtaaatGGTGAGGGTGGGAGGAGGAGTAATTGGGCATTGAAAAGCTGGTATGACTCTGGGAAAACTGCatcgcaaacaaaggtgactgtgtagaaaagtgatgccatttgtgtttgaaattcttaataaatagagataACAAAAAGTATGGAAACTTTGTGAACATcccttgtattattattattattattattactagggggcctttcctcctgctcgctttgctcgccaaccccccagccACTTCTCATCTCTACCACTCGCGTAtctgaatttcactttcaccaaacaacaaatcttttatttctcacggatacgcctcttcattgggaacaaactctacttttccctgatgacaacatgaattagatgatctacaagtctctaacttaaagtttaaatccgaacaattttgttatttcacctagtaataatttccatttgtttgacagaagttgacaaaagttgacagaaatctaggTTTTGTAccgaatacttgtatgcaaaatttggttgagctaagtgaaagcgtactcatgttattgtgtttacacacacacacacacacagatagacacagacataattccaaaaattgtatattCTGACTCATTAAGtcgaaatattaaaaaaaattaaaatctcgaaattgaatttttggagaattccaatactttcctcatactttgtatacgagaaaatcAGGGAGGTCTacaacgtcgagattcatcaaaaccttGACagtgaatttttggacgattacaatactttccctatacgtCGTATACAAGAAGGTAAAAAGGAGTTAAATTAGGACATTTCAGGAACATCAAAGTTACTAAAATACCAGCGCACTCTgaatcaccttcaaagatgggaagcaTCCACAAGAATATGAATGGGGTTTTCAGAGTGGGTCTTGAGGGTTTGCCTACCATTGgtggaaatcaaaaaacagacagGAGGCGAGTGAGGAGACACAAAATGACAAAGTCCGAGTAGCAGGTTAAATGGGAACATGTTCGAGAGAGCAAGAGACATCAAAACACATGAGGATATAAagaaagacacagggagaaaccTGCAGGTGCAAGAGATATCAGTATCAAACAGTTTTAAATTTAAGACTGGTATGCAcaggtagtaataataataataataataataataataataataataataataataataataataatcttcaaaCCACACCTCTGAAGGATGATGGCATCCCCTTTCAA includes:
- the LOC120536649 gene encoding beta-2-microglobulin-like, with product MAVKSLLIATLFLCHLLEGGASTAAPKVQIYSHYPGVYGQENVLICHVSGFHPPNIKIHLMKGKVPIPNTTTTDLQFNRDWRFQLTQSVRFTPQKGHSYSCMVEHSSLDHSKTVTWDPEV